From a single Nicotiana tomentosiformis chromosome 2, ASM39032v3, whole genome shotgun sequence genomic region:
- the LOC104116172 gene encoding uncharacterized protein isoform X1 yields MRAVAVPSYSHLSVNSLLQRGRSRDLQYYRGACLITGRNLALSATKKQKNSSFTINAQQTYTSQITILADMPLYESPDASFDRYMEDKPRVFKAIFPENRGTQRVNEEEWRIRMEPIAFLFLTAWPVVNMRIRYKTKGKEYPSGVPTNTSTVLELKITKWDLEGVTGGKNKPSEFRLNMEGALYPDRRGARSRIKGHFNMSLSFAPPPMLALVPPHVHQHVTQSVMKNMAESMQHKVRDNLLADYTKFKKENYKNIPPPQ; encoded by the exons ATGCGGGCAGTGGCAGTTCCCTCATATTCACATCTTAGCGTAAATAGCTTGTTGCAGAGAGGCAGAAGTAGAGATTTGCAATATTACAGAGGTGCTTGCCTCATCACAGGGAGGAATTTAGCTTTGAGTGCaacaaaaaagcaaaaaaattctAGCTTTACCATAAACGCGCAGCAGACATACACTTCACAAATCACCATTCTAGCCGATATGCCCCTCTATGAATCCCCTGAT GCTTCTTTCGACAGGTACATGGAGGACAAACCCAGAGTATTCAAAGCCATATTTCCAGAGAACAGAGGAACCCAACGTGTTAACGAG GAGGAATGGAGAATCCGAATGGAACCGATAGCCTTCTTATTCCTCACAGCCTGGCCTGTTGTTAATATGAGAATTAGATACAAAACTAAAGGAAAAGAATACCCTTCTGGCGTTCCCACCAATACCTCTACTGTTCTCGAGCTGAAAATT ACAAAATGGGATCTAGAAGGGGTAACAGGGGGGAAAAATAAACCTTCAGAATTCAGGCTTAATATGGAAGGAGCACTTTACCCAGATAGAAGAGGAGCAAGAAGCAGGATCAAAGGTCATTTCAATATGAGCCTTAGCTTCGCTCCGCCTCCTATGCTTGCTTTGGTTCCTCCACATGTTCATCAACATGTTACACAATCG GTTATGAAGAATATGGCGGAAAGTATGCAGCATAAAGTAAGAGATAATCTGCTTGCCGATTACACTAAATTCAAGAAggaaaactacaaaaatattccACCTCCACAATAA
- the LOC104116172 gene encoding uncharacterized protein isoform X2, with product MRAVAVPSYSHLSVNSLLQRGRSRDLQYYRGACLITGRNLALSATKKQKNSSFTINAQQTYTSQITILADMPLYESPDASFDRYMEDKPRVFKAIFPENRGTQRVNEEEWRIRMEPIAFLFLTAWPVVNMRIRYKTKGKEYPSGVPTNTSTVLELKITKWDLEGVTGGKNKPSEFRLNMEGALYPDRRGARSRIKGYEEYGGKYAA from the exons ATGCGGGCAGTGGCAGTTCCCTCATATTCACATCTTAGCGTAAATAGCTTGTTGCAGAGAGGCAGAAGTAGAGATTTGCAATATTACAGAGGTGCTTGCCTCATCACAGGGAGGAATTTAGCTTTGAGTGCaacaaaaaagcaaaaaaattctAGCTTTACCATAAACGCGCAGCAGACATACACTTCACAAATCACCATTCTAGCCGATATGCCCCTCTATGAATCCCCTGAT GCTTCTTTCGACAGGTACATGGAGGACAAACCCAGAGTATTCAAAGCCATATTTCCAGAGAACAGAGGAACCCAACGTGTTAACGAG GAGGAATGGAGAATCCGAATGGAACCGATAGCCTTCTTATTCCTCACAGCCTGGCCTGTTGTTAATATGAGAATTAGATACAAAACTAAAGGAAAAGAATACCCTTCTGGCGTTCCCACCAATACCTCTACTGTTCTCGAGCTGAAAATT ACAAAATGGGATCTAGAAGGGGTAACAGGGGGGAAAAATAAACCTTCAGAATTCAGGCTTAATATGGAAGGAGCACTTTACCCAGATAGAAGAGGAGCAAGAAGCAGGATCAAAG GTTATGAAGAATATGGCGGAAAGTATGCAGCATAA
- the LOC104116173 gene encoding uncharacterized protein, translated as MKRRKQSKITDLNFDVLKHIMYHVALSPDGAGNLARTVSVCRLFKELADDSDVLKAVAFDRVTLTGIHESFWQPAGLLSRCLQTGNPTAFNAIRKNAEILNASYLILKRAMFRGKMIILARSRALEIANTRARKKALEEAINECTKTFDAVDAQIQTIEQFLEMLMAVVKVMRSQIAQ; from the exons ATGAAGCGGAGGAAGCAATCTAAAATAACAGATTTGAACTTTGATGTGTTGAAACACATTATGTATCATGTAGCCCTATCACCCGATGGAGCTGGAAATCTTGCTCGGACTGTTTCGGT CTGCAGACTGTTCAAGGAACTTGCTGATGATTCTGACGTCTTAAAAGCCGTGGCATTTGATCGTGTTACGCTTACTGGTATTCATGAATCATTCTGGCAACCTGCTGGGCTGTTATCTAGGTGCTTACAGACGGGAAATCCAACTGCTTTCAACGCAATAAGAAAG AATGCAGAGATATTGAATGCTTCTTATCTGATTCTCAAGAGGGCCATGTTCCGCGGAAagatg ATTATTTTAGCAAGAAGCAGAGCTCTTGAAATTGCAAATACCAGAGCAAGGAAGAAGGCTCTTGAAGAGGCCATAAAT GAGTGCACAAAGACTTTTGACGCTGTTGATGCTCAAATTCAAACTATTGAGCAGTTTCTAGAGATGTTGATGGCTGTAGTGAAAGTAATGAGAAGTCAGATTGCTCAATGA